One window of Klebsiella quasivariicola genomic DNA carries:
- the tkt gene encoding transketolase, which yields MSSRKELANAIRALSMDAVQKAKSGHPGAPMGMADIAEVLWRDFLNHNPNNPAWADRDRFVLSNGHGSMLIYSLLHLTGYDLPIEELKNFRQLHSKTPGHPEVGYTAGVETTTGPLGQGIANAVGMAIAEKTLAAQFNRPGHDIVDHYTYAFMGDGCMMEGISHEVCSLAGTLKLGKLVAFYDDNGISIDGHVEGWFTDDTAKRFEAYGWHVVRGVDGHDADAIKRAVEEARAVTDKPSLLMCKTIIGFGSPNKAGTHDSHGAPLGDAEIALTREALGWKYAPFEIPSEIYAQWDAKEAGQAKEAAWNEKFAAYAKAFPQEAAEFTRRMKGEMPSDFDAKANEFIAKLQANPAKIASRKASQNAIEAFGPLLPEFLGGSADLAPSNLTLWSGSKPINEDTAGNYIHYGVREFGMTAIANGIALHGGFLPYTSTFLMFVEYARNAVRMAALMKQRQVMVYTHDSIGLGEDGPTHQPVEQVASLRVTPNMSTWRPCDQVESAIAWKYGVERQDGPTALILSRQNLAQQERTAEQLANAARGGYVLKDCAGQPELIFIATGSEVELAVAAWDKLTAEGVKARVVSMPSTDAFDKQDAAYRESVLPKAVSARVAVEAGIADYWFKYVGLNGAIVGMTTFGESAPAEQLFEEFGFTVDNVVAKAKALL from the coding sequence ATGTCCTCACGTAAAGAGCTTGCTAACGCTATTCGTGCGCTGAGCATGGACGCTGTACAGAAAGCCAAATCCGGCCACCCGGGTGCCCCGATGGGTATGGCTGACATTGCCGAAGTGCTGTGGCGTGATTTCCTGAACCATAACCCGAACAATCCGGCGTGGGCTGACCGTGACCGTTTTGTCCTGTCCAATGGCCATGGTTCGATGCTGATTTACAGCCTGCTGCACCTCACTGGCTACGATCTGCCGATTGAAGAGCTGAAAAACTTCCGCCAGCTGCACTCCAAAACCCCGGGTCACCCGGAAGTCGGCTACACCGCGGGCGTGGAAACCACCACCGGTCCGCTGGGTCAGGGTATCGCTAACGCGGTCGGGATGGCTATCGCCGAGAAAACCCTGGCGGCGCAGTTTAACCGTCCGGGCCACGACATCGTTGACCACTACACCTACGCCTTTATGGGCGACGGCTGCATGATGGAAGGCATTTCTCACGAAGTGTGCTCCCTGGCCGGTACCCTGAAACTGGGCAAACTGGTGGCGTTCTATGATGACAACGGCATCTCCATCGACGGCCACGTTGAAGGCTGGTTCACCGACGATACCGCGAAACGTTTTGAAGCCTACGGCTGGCACGTGGTGCGCGGCGTGGACGGTCACGACGCTGACGCCATCAAACGCGCGGTAGAAGAAGCGCGTGCGGTCACCGATAAACCGTCCCTGCTGATGTGCAAAACCATCATCGGCTTCGGTTCGCCGAACAAAGCAGGCACCCATGATTCCCACGGTGCGCCGCTGGGCGACGCGGAAATCGCGCTGACCCGCGAAGCGCTGGGCTGGAAATACGCGCCGTTTGAAATCCCGTCTGAGATCTATGCCCAGTGGGATGCGAAAGAGGCAGGCCAGGCGAAAGAAGCCGCATGGAACGAGAAGTTTGCGGCTTACGCCAAAGCCTTCCCGCAGGAAGCGGCCGAATTCACCCGTCGTATGAAAGGTGAGATGCCGTCTGACTTCGACGCCAAAGCTAACGAGTTCATCGCGAAGCTGCAGGCCAACCCGGCGAAAATCGCCAGCCGTAAAGCCTCTCAGAACGCCATCGAAGCCTTCGGCCCGCTGCTGCCGGAATTCCTCGGCGGTTCTGCCGACCTGGCGCCGTCCAACCTGACCCTGTGGTCTGGCTCTAAGCCGATCAACGAAGACACCGCGGGTAACTACATTCATTACGGCGTACGCGAGTTCGGTATGACCGCTATCGCCAACGGTATCGCGCTGCACGGCGGTTTCCTGCCGTACACCTCCACCTTCCTGATGTTCGTCGAGTATGCGCGTAACGCGGTACGTATGGCGGCGCTGATGAAACAGCGTCAGGTGATGGTCTACACCCACGACTCCATCGGTCTGGGCGAAGACGGCCCGACTCACCAGCCGGTAGAGCAGGTGGCTTCCCTGCGTGTGACCCCGAACATGTCCACCTGGCGTCCGTGTGACCAGGTGGAATCCGCGATTGCGTGGAAATATGGCGTGGAGCGTCAGGACGGCCCGACCGCGCTGATTCTCTCCCGTCAGAACCTGGCGCAGCAGGAGCGTACCGCAGAGCAGCTGGCAAACGCGGCCCGCGGCGGGTATGTGCTGAAAGATTGCGCCGGCCAGCCGGAACTGATCTTCATCGCCACCGGTTCTGAAGTTGAGCTGGCAGTGGCCGCGTGGGACAAACTGACTGCCGAAGGCGTGAAGGCGCGCGTGGTTTCCATGCCGTCTACCGACGCATTCGACAAGCAGGATGCGGCCTACCGTGAATCCGTACTGCCGAAAGCCGTTTCTGCGCGCGTTGCTGTGGAAGCCGGTATTGCGGACTACTGGTTCAAATACGTTGGCCTGAATGGCGCCATCGTTGGCATGACCACCTTCGGTGAGTCTGCGCCGGCTGAGCAGCTGTTCGAGGAGTTCGGCTTCACCGTCGACAACGTGGTCGCTAAAGCGAAAGCGCTGCTGTAA
- the pgk gene encoding phosphoglycerate kinase: MSVIKMTDLDLAGKRVFIRADLNVPVKDGKVTSDARIRASLPTIELALKQGAKVMVTSHLGRPTEGEYNEEFSLLPVVNYLKDKLSNPVRLVKDYLDGVEVAAGELVVLENVRFNKGEKKDDEALSKKYAALCDVFVMDAFGTAHRAQASTHGIGKFADVACAGPLLAAELDALGKALKEPARPMVAIVGGSKVSTKLTVLDSLSKIADQLIVGGGIANTFVAAQGHNVGKSLYEADLVDEAKRLLSTCDIPVPTDVRVATEFSETATATLKSVNDIKDDEQILDLGDVSAQKLADILKNAKTILWNGPVGVFEFPNFRKGTEIVANAIADSEGFSIAGGGDTLAAIDLFGIADKISYISTGGGAFLEFVEGKVLPAVAMLEERAKQ, from the coding sequence ATGTCTGTAATTAAGATGACCGATCTGGATCTGGCTGGTAAACGCGTTTTTATCCGTGCGGATCTGAACGTACCAGTTAAAGACGGGAAAGTAACCAGCGACGCACGTATCCGTGCCTCTCTGCCGACCATTGAACTGGCGCTGAAGCAGGGCGCGAAAGTCATGGTTACTTCTCACCTGGGTCGTCCGACCGAAGGCGAGTACAACGAAGAATTCTCTCTGCTGCCGGTTGTTAATTACCTGAAAGACAAACTGTCCAACCCGGTACGTCTGGTTAAAGACTACCTGGACGGCGTGGAAGTGGCTGCCGGCGAGCTGGTGGTTCTGGAAAACGTTCGCTTCAACAAAGGCGAGAAAAAAGACGACGAAGCGCTGTCCAAAAAATACGCCGCGCTGTGCGACGTGTTCGTCATGGACGCTTTCGGTACTGCACACCGTGCGCAGGCTTCCACCCACGGCATCGGCAAATTTGCTGACGTAGCGTGCGCAGGCCCGCTGCTGGCCGCTGAACTGGACGCGCTGGGTAAAGCGCTGAAAGAGCCGGCTCGTCCGATGGTCGCTATCGTTGGTGGTTCTAAAGTCTCCACTAAACTGACCGTTCTGGATTCCCTGTCTAAAATCGCTGACCAGCTGATCGTGGGCGGCGGTATCGCTAACACCTTCGTTGCTGCTCAGGGCCACAACGTGGGTAAATCCCTGTACGAAGCAGACCTGGTTGACGAAGCCAAACGCCTGCTGAGCACCTGCGATATCCCGGTTCCGACTGACGTTCGCGTCGCGACCGAGTTCTCCGAAACCGCCACTGCGACCCTGAAATCTGTTAACGACATCAAAGATGACGAGCAGATTCTGGACCTCGGCGACGTTTCCGCACAGAAACTGGCTGATATCCTGAAAAACGCCAAAACTATCCTGTGGAACGGCCCGGTTGGCGTATTCGAGTTCCCGAACTTCCGTAAAGGGACTGAAATCGTGGCTAACGCTATCGCGGACAGCGAAGGTTTCTCCATCGCCGGCGGCGGTGACACCCTGGCAGCGATTGACCTGTTCGGCATCGCTGACAAAATTTCCTACATCTCCACTGGCGGCGGCGCATTCCTTGAATTCGTCGAAGGCAAAGTCCTGCCGGCAGTAGCGATGCTCGAAGAGCGCGCTAAGCAGTAA
- the epd gene encoding erythrose-4-phosphate dehydrogenase: MTIRIAINGFGRIGRNVVRALYESGRRAEITVVAINELADAAGIAHLLKYDTSHGRFAWDVRQEREQLFVGDDAIRLLHEPTIAALPWRELAVDVVLDCTGVYGSREHGEAHLQAGAKKVLFSHPGGNDLDATVVYGVNQDELRAEHRIVSNASCTTNCIIPIIKLLDDAYGIESGTVTTIHSAMHDQQVIDAYHPDLRRTRAASQSIIPVDTKLAAGITRIFPQFNDRFEAIAVRVPTINVTAIDLSVTVKKPVKACEVNQLLQKAAQGAFHGIVDYTELPLVSTDFNHDPHSAIVDGTQTRVSGAHLIKTLVWCDNEWGFANRMLDTTLAMAAIGFRFDA, from the coding sequence ATGACCATTCGCATCGCGATTAATGGCTTCGGTCGCATTGGACGCAACGTGGTTCGTGCTCTATATGAATCCGGGCGTCGTGCGGAAATCACCGTGGTGGCAATCAATGAACTGGCGGATGCTGCGGGCATCGCGCATTTGTTGAAATATGACACCAGCCATGGCCGTTTCGCCTGGGATGTCCGTCAGGAGCGCGAGCAGCTGTTTGTTGGTGATGATGCCATCCGTCTGCTGCATGAGCCGACCATTGCGGCGCTGCCCTGGCGCGAGCTGGCGGTAGACGTAGTGCTTGACTGCACCGGCGTTTACGGGAGCCGTGAGCACGGTGAAGCGCACCTGCAGGCGGGGGCGAAGAAAGTGCTCTTTTCCCACCCCGGCGGTAACGACCTCGACGCGACGGTGGTCTATGGCGTCAATCAGGATGAACTCCGCGCCGAGCACCGCATTGTCTCCAACGCCTCCTGCACCACCAACTGCATTATTCCGATCATTAAACTGTTAGATGATGCCTATGGCATCGAGTCCGGCACCGTCACCACCATTCACTCGGCGATGCATGACCAGCAGGTGATTGACGCCTACCATCCGGATCTACGGCGTACCCGCGCGGCCAGCCAGTCGATCATTCCGGTGGATACCAAACTGGCGGCAGGGATAACGCGTATTTTCCCGCAGTTTAACGACCGTTTTGAAGCGATTGCCGTGCGGGTACCGACGATAAACGTGACGGCAATTGACCTGAGCGTGACGGTAAAAAAACCGGTAAAAGCATGTGAAGTCAACCAGTTGCTGCAAAAAGCAGCACAAGGTGCATTTCATGGTATAGTTGACTATACGGAATTACCGTTGGTCTCGACAGATTTTAACCACGATCCGCACAGTGCCATCGTCGATGGCACGCAAACCCGGGTCAGTGGCGCGCATCTGATCAAAACGCTGGTCTGGTGCGATAACGAATGGGGCTTTGCTAACCGAATGCTCGACACGACGTTAGCGATGGCGGCTATTGGTTTCAGGTTCGACGCATAA
- a CDS encoding OprD family outer membrane porin, whose amino-acid sequence MKKELSLIALGIIAATPTFASQQSASQGFIDDSHLDLFLRNAYIKRDYRDGLPDKAEWGQGIIATFESGFTQGPVGFGVDGIAQYAVRLDGGRGRSGAGGIDFFAQDDDGRAKSDLAKFGATGKMRFSNTVLSYGSQRPMLPIVYADDSRLLYESYTGTMLTSREIDGLEINAGYLTDQQRKSDDSHNSGLKSLTFGGASYQFNDQLSGALYASHVEDVLNKQYLGLNYKQPFTANQQLVLDFNGYNSRLDQEYADANDTGRSNSIWSLAASYIRDIHTFKVAYQQSSGSTGYHYGGYQNQGGVGDGGNTIWLANSYWSDFNGEDERSWQASYGLDFAGLGLPGLTWTTAYVRGDNIKTSETSNGKEHEWFNQVQYQVQNGVAKDLKFRLRYSVLRVSSNASDYNVSGNEVRFYVEYPFNVF is encoded by the coding sequence GTGAAAAAAGAATTATCGTTAATCGCACTTGGCATTATTGCCGCCACGCCGACTTTCGCCAGCCAACAATCCGCCAGCCAGGGCTTTATTGACGACAGCCATCTGGATCTCTTTTTGCGTAACGCGTATATCAAACGTGATTATCGTGACGGACTGCCGGATAAGGCCGAATGGGGCCAGGGGATTATCGCCACCTTCGAATCCGGCTTTACCCAGGGTCCGGTTGGCTTCGGCGTGGACGGTATCGCTCAATATGCGGTACGCCTTGACGGCGGTCGCGGGCGCAGCGGCGCGGGCGGGATCGACTTTTTCGCCCAGGATGACGATGGCCGGGCGAAATCCGATCTTGCGAAATTCGGCGCCACCGGCAAAATGCGCTTCTCAAATACCGTACTCAGCTACGGCAGCCAGCGCCCGATGCTGCCCATCGTCTATGCCGACGACTCACGTCTGCTGTACGAGAGCTATACCGGCACCATGCTGACCTCACGCGAAATCGATGGTCTGGAAATTAACGCTGGCTACCTGACCGATCAGCAGCGCAAAAGCGACGACAGCCATAACAGCGGCCTGAAAAGCCTGACCTTCGGCGGCGCCAGCTACCAGTTCAACGACCAGCTTAGCGGTGCGCTGTACGCTTCACACGTCGAAGATGTGCTTAACAAACAGTATCTTGGCCTGAATTATAAGCAGCCGTTCACCGCCAACCAACAGCTGGTTCTCGACTTCAACGGCTATAACTCACGCCTGGATCAAGAATATGCCGATGCCAATGACACCGGGCGCAGCAACAGCATCTGGAGCCTGGCCGCCAGCTACATCAGGGATATTCACACCTTTAAGGTCGCTTACCAGCAAAGCAGCGGCAGTACCGGCTACCATTATGGCGGCTACCAGAACCAGGGCGGCGTCGGCGATGGCGGCAACACCATTTGGCTGGCTAACTCCTACTGGTCTGATTTTAATGGTGAAGATGAACGCTCGTGGCAGGCGTCGTACGGACTGGATTTTGCCGGGCTGGGGTTGCCGGGGCTGACCTGGACCACCGCCTACGTGCGCGGGGATAACATTAAAACTTCAGAGACCAGCAACGGCAAAGAACATGAATGGTTCAACCAGGTTCAGTACCAGGTGCAAAACGGCGTGGCGAAAGATTTGAAATTCAGACTCCGCTATTCGGTGCTGCGCGTTTCCAGCAACGCCAGCGACTATAACGTCAGCGGGAATGAAGTCCGGTTCTACGTCGAATATCCGTTTAACGTATTTTGA
- a CDS encoding small-conductance mechanosensitive channel MscS — protein sequence MEDLNVVDSINHAGTWLARNQELLLSYAVNIVAAIAILIVGMIVARIVSNTVNRLMLARKIDATVADFLSALVRYAVIAFTLIAALGRVGVQTASVIAVLGAAGLAVGLALQGSLSNLAAGVLLVMFRPFRAGEYVDLGGVAGTVLNVQIFSTTLRTADGKVVVVPNGKIIAGNIINFSREPARRNEFIIGVSYDADIDKVKQLLTSIIESDDRILRDREMTVRLNELGASSVNFVVRVWSKSSDLQNVYWDVLERIKREFDANGISFPYPQMDVHVVRLPEKAE from the coding sequence ATGGAAGATTTGAACGTTGTCGATAGCATCAACCACGCCGGGACGTGGCTGGCACGCAACCAGGAGCTGCTGCTAAGCTATGCCGTCAACATCGTTGCGGCGATCGCTATTCTGATCGTCGGGATGATCGTGGCGCGCATCGTCTCGAATACCGTCAACCGCCTGATGCTGGCGCGTAAAATTGACGCTACCGTGGCCGATTTTCTCTCTGCGCTGGTGCGCTATGCGGTTATCGCCTTTACGCTGATTGCCGCGCTGGGCCGGGTAGGCGTGCAGACCGCCTCGGTCATTGCCGTGCTGGGTGCCGCCGGTCTGGCCGTCGGTCTGGCGCTGCAAGGGTCGCTGTCGAACCTTGCCGCAGGGGTACTGCTGGTGATGTTCCGCCCGTTCCGCGCTGGCGAGTATGTCGACCTTGGCGGTGTGGCGGGTACGGTGCTGAACGTGCAGATTTTCTCCACCACCCTGCGTACCGCCGACGGCAAAGTAGTGGTGGTGCCGAACGGGAAAATCATCGCCGGCAACATCATTAACTTCTCCCGCGAACCGGCGCGCCGCAATGAGTTTATCATCGGTGTCTCCTACGATGCCGATATCGACAAGGTGAAGCAGCTGCTGACCTCGATTATCGAATCTGACGATCGAATTCTGCGCGATCGCGAAATGACCGTACGCCTGAACGAACTCGGCGCCTCCTCGGTGAACTTCGTGGTTCGCGTCTGGAGTAAGAGCAGCGATCTGCAAAACGTCTACTGGGATGTCCTCGAGCGTATCAAGCGCGAATTTGACGCCAACGGTATCAGCTTCCCTTATCCGCAGATGGATGTTCATGTGGTGCGCCTGCCGGAAAAAGCAGAGTAA
- a CDS encoding oxidative stress defense protein gives MKLKVLALAAALGFSTMAAQASELPDGPHIVTSGTASVAAVPDIATLAIEVNVSAKDAASAKKQADDRVAQYLSFLEKSGIAKKDISSANLRTQPDYDYQNGKSILKGYRAVRTVEVTLRQLDKLNGLLDGALKAGLNEIRSVSLGVAQPDAYKDKARKAAIDDAVHQAQELAAGFHSKLGPVYSVRYHVSNYQPSPMVRMMKAADAAPVSAQETYEQATIQFDDQVDVVFELQPAQAAAPAKPAEAPKPAEAPKPAQ, from the coding sequence GTGAAGTTAAAAGTTTTAGCCCTGGCGGCAGCACTCGGATTTAGCACTATGGCGGCACAGGCCAGCGAATTGCCGGATGGTCCGCACATTGTGACTTCAGGCACAGCAAGCGTTGCCGCGGTTCCGGATATCGCCACCCTGGCGATCGAAGTGAACGTGTCGGCAAAAGACGCCGCGTCGGCAAAAAAACAGGCTGACGATCGCGTTGCGCAATATCTCTCTTTCCTTGAAAAGAGCGGTATTGCCAAAAAGGATATCAGTTCGGCGAATCTGCGTACCCAGCCTGATTATGACTATCAGAACGGGAAAAGCATTCTGAAAGGCTATCGCGCGGTGCGCACCGTGGAAGTGACGTTGCGCCAGCTGGATAAACTAAACGGTCTGCTGGACGGCGCGCTGAAAGCGGGGCTGAACGAAATTCGTTCCGTATCGCTGGGCGTTGCGCAACCGGATGCCTACAAAGATAAAGCGCGTAAAGCAGCGATCGATGATGCCGTGCATCAGGCGCAGGAGCTGGCGGCTGGCTTCCACAGCAAGCTGGGGCCGGTTTACAGCGTGCGTTACCACGTCTCTAACTATCAGCCGAGCCCGATGGTTCGTATGATGAAGGCGGCTGATGCCGCGCCGGTTTCCGCGCAGGAAACCTACGAGCAGGCGACGATTCAGTTTGACGATCAGGTTGATGTGGTCTTTGAACTGCAACCAGCGCAGGCTGCCGCGCCGGCAAAACCGGCTGAAGCACCGAAACCGGCAGAAGCGCCGAAACCAGCGCAGTAA
- the speB gene encoding agmatinase: protein MSTLGHQYDNSLVSNAFGFLRLPMNFMPYDSDADWVITGVPFDMATSGRAGGRHGPAAIRQVSTNLAWEHNRFPWNFDMRERLNVVDCGDLVYAFGDAREMSEKLQAHAEKLLAAGKRMLSFGGDHFVTLPLLRAHAKHFGKMALVHFDAHTDTYANGCEFDHGTMFYTAPNEGLIDPNHSVQIGIRTEFDKDNGFTVLDAGQVNDRSVDDVIAQVKQIVGDMPVYLTFDIDCLDPAFAPGTGTPVIGGLTSDRAIKLVRGLKDLNIVGMDVVEVAPAYDQSEITALAAATLALEMLYIQAAKKGE, encoded by the coding sequence ATGAGCACTTTAGGTCATCAATACGATAACTCCCTGGTATCCAATGCCTTTGGCTTTCTGCGTTTGCCGATGAATTTCATGCCTTACGACAGCGATGCGGACTGGGTCATCACCGGCGTACCGTTCGATATGGCGACCTCCGGGCGCGCGGGTGGCCGTCATGGCCCGGCGGCTATCCGTCAGGTTTCCACTAACCTCGCCTGGGAGCACAACCGTTTCCCGTGGAACTTCGACATGCGCGAACGCCTCAACGTGGTGGACTGCGGCGATCTGGTGTACGCCTTCGGCGACGCGCGCGAAATGAGCGAGAAGCTGCAGGCTCACGCCGAGAAGCTGCTGGCGGCAGGTAAGCGCATGCTCTCCTTCGGCGGTGACCACTTTGTAACCCTGCCGCTGCTGCGCGCCCACGCCAAGCACTTCGGTAAAATGGCGCTGGTGCACTTCGATGCTCACACTGATACCTACGCCAACGGCTGCGAGTTTGACCACGGCACCATGTTCTATACCGCGCCGAACGAAGGGCTTATCGATCCGAACCACTCGGTGCAGATCGGGATCCGCACCGAGTTCGACAAAGACAATGGCTTTACGGTGCTGGACGCCGGCCAGGTCAACGACCGCAGCGTTGATGACGTGATTGCCCAGGTGAAGCAGATCGTCGGTGACATGCCGGTCTACCTGACCTTTGATATCGACTGTCTGGATCCGGCGTTTGCGCCAGGCACCGGTACCCCGGTTATCGGCGGGCTGACCTCAGACCGCGCGATCAAGCTGGTGCGCGGTCTGAAGGATCTGAACATCGTTGGGATGGACGTGGTAGAAGTGGCTCCGGCCTACGATCAGTCCGAAATCACCGCTCTGGCGGCGGCGACCCTGGCGCTGGAGATGCTGTATATCCAGGCGGCGAAGAAGGGTGAATAA
- a CDS encoding M48 family metallopeptidase, producing MKIRSTVLALGIAATLTGCQNMDSNGLLSSGAEAFQAYSLSDAQVKTLSDQACKEMDAKAKIAPASSEYSQRLSKIAAALGDNINGQPVNYKVYETKDVNAFAMANGCIRVYSGLMDLMNDNEVEAVIGHEMGHVALGHVKKGMQVALGTNAVRAAAASAGGIVGSLSQSQLGDLGEKLVNSQFSQRQESEADDYSYDLLRKRGINPSGLATSFEKLAKLEAGRQSSMFDDHPASEARAQHIRDRMKADGIK from the coding sequence ATGAAAATTCGCTCAACCGTACTTGCTCTTGGGATCGCAGCAACCCTTACCGGATGTCAGAACATGGACTCCAACGGTCTGCTCAGCTCAGGCGCCGAAGCCTTCCAGGCTTACTCCCTCAGCGACGCGCAGGTGAAAACCCTAAGCGACCAGGCCTGTAAAGAAATGGACGCCAAAGCGAAAATCGCCCCGGCCAGCAGTGAATACAGCCAGCGTCTGAGCAAAATCGCGGCCGCGCTGGGCGATAACATCAATGGTCAGCCAGTAAACTACAAAGTGTATGAGACCAAAGATGTAAACGCCTTCGCGATGGCCAACGGCTGCATCCGCGTCTACAGCGGCCTGATGGACCTGATGAACGATAATGAAGTTGAAGCGGTGATCGGCCACGAAATGGGCCACGTCGCCCTGGGCCACGTGAAGAAAGGCATGCAGGTCGCGCTGGGCACCAACGCCGTGCGTGCGGCGGCAGCCTCCGCGGGCGGTATCGTCGGCAGTCTGTCGCAGTCGCAGCTGGGCGATCTGGGTGAAAAACTGGTGAACTCGCAGTTCTCCCAGCGCCAGGAGTCGGAAGCGGATGACTACTCTTACGACCTGCTGCGTAAACGCGGCATCAATCCATCAGGGCTGGCCACCAGCTTCGAAAAACTGGCCAAGCTGGAAGCCGGCCGTCAAAGTTCCATGTTTGACGATCACCCGGCCTCAGAAGCGCGCGCCCAGCATATTCGCGATCGCATGAAGGCCGACGGGATTAAATAA
- the argO gene encoding arginine exporter ArgO, producing MFTYYFQGLALGAAMILPLGPQNAFVMNQGIRRQYHLMIALLCALSDLLLICAGIFGGSALLMQSPWLLAIVTWGGVAFLLWYGFGALKTAFSQSIELANAEVMQQGRWKIIITMLAVTWLNPHVYLDTFVVLGSLGGQLAVEPKRWFALGTISASFLWFFGLALLAAWLAPRLRTAKAQRIINIVVGAVMWFIAFQLAKEGVSHLQALFN from the coding sequence ATGTTTACCTATTACTTTCAGGGCCTTGCCCTGGGAGCGGCAATGATTTTGCCGCTTGGCCCGCAAAATGCTTTTGTAATGAATCAGGGGATCCGTCGTCAGTATCATCTGATGATTGCCCTGCTGTGCGCGCTCAGCGACCTGCTGTTGATCTGCGCCGGCATTTTTGGCGGCAGCGCGCTGCTGATGCAATCCCCGTGGCTGCTGGCAATCGTGACCTGGGGCGGCGTAGCCTTTTTACTCTGGTATGGCTTCGGCGCACTGAAAACGGCGTTTAGTCAGAGCATTGAACTCGCCAATGCTGAGGTGATGCAGCAGGGGCGCTGGAAAATCATTATTACCATGCTGGCGGTCACCTGGCTGAACCCGCACGTTTACCTTGATACTTTTGTGGTGCTGGGCAGTCTGGGAGGCCAGCTGGCCGTCGAACCGAAGCGCTGGTTTGCGTTGGGGACCATTAGCGCCTCTTTCCTGTGGTTCTTTGGTCTGGCGCTGTTAGCTGCCTGGCTGGCGCCGCGGCTGCGTACCGCCAAAGCCCAGCGGATCATCAATATTGTGGTCGGTGCCGTCATGTGGTTTATTGCGTTTCAGCTGGCAAAAGAGGGCGTCAGTCATCTCCAGGCGTTATTCAACTAA
- the fbaA gene encoding class II fructose-bisphosphate aldolase, whose protein sequence is MSKIFDFVKPGVITGDDVQKVFQVAKENNFALPAVNCVGTDSINAVLEAAAKVRSPVIVQFSNGGAAFIAGKGVKTDVPQGAAILGAISGAHHVHQMAEHYGVPVILHTDHCAKKLLPWIDGLLDAGEKHFAATGKPLFSSHMIDLSEESLHENIEICSKYLARMAKMGMTLEIELGCTGGEEDGVDNSHMDASALYTQPEDVDYAYTELSKISPRFTIAASFGNVHGVYKPGNVVLTPTILRDSQEYVSKKHNLPHNSLNFVFHGGSGSSAQEIKDSVSYGVVKMNIDTDTQWATWDGILQYYKANEAYLQGQLGNPKGEDQPNKKYYDPRVWLRAAQTSMVTRLEQAFKELNAIDVL, encoded by the coding sequence ATGTCTAAAATTTTTGATTTCGTAAAACCGGGCGTCATCACTGGCGACGACGTTCAGAAAGTGTTCCAGGTAGCGAAAGAAAACAACTTTGCACTGCCGGCGGTAAACTGCGTAGGTACTGACTCCATCAACGCCGTTCTGGAAGCTGCTGCTAAAGTTCGCTCTCCGGTTATCGTTCAGTTCTCTAACGGCGGCGCAGCGTTCATCGCAGGTAAAGGCGTGAAAACTGACGTTCCTCAGGGTGCTGCTATCCTCGGCGCTATCTCTGGCGCGCACCACGTGCACCAGATGGCTGAACACTACGGTGTACCGGTTATCCTGCACACTGACCACTGCGCGAAGAAACTGCTGCCGTGGATCGACGGCCTGCTGGACGCTGGTGAAAAACACTTCGCCGCTACCGGCAAACCGCTGTTCTCTTCCCACATGATCGACCTGTCCGAAGAGTCTCTGCACGAAAACATCGAGATCTGCTCTAAGTACCTGGCTCGCATGGCCAAAATGGGCATGACTCTGGAAATCGAACTGGGCTGCACCGGCGGTGAAGAAGACGGCGTGGACAACAGCCACATGGACGCTTCCGCACTGTACACCCAGCCGGAAGACGTGGATTACGCCTACACCGAGCTGAGCAAAATCAGCCCGCGCTTCACCATCGCGGCTTCCTTCGGTAACGTACACGGCGTGTACAAGCCGGGTAACGTGGTTCTGACCCCGACCATCCTGCGCGACTCTCAGGAATATGTTTCCAAGAAACACAACCTGCCGCACAACAGCCTGAACTTCGTGTTCCACGGCGGTTCCGGTTCTTCCGCTCAGGAAATCAAAGACTCCGTCAGCTACGGTGTGGTGAAAATGAACATCGATACCGACACCCAATGGGCAACCTGGGACGGTATCCTGCAGTACTACAAAGCGAACGAAGCTTACCTGCAGGGCCAGCTGGGCAACCCGAAAGGCGAAGACCAGCCGAACAAGAAATACTACGATCCGCGCGTATGGCTGCGTGCTGCACAGACTTCCATGGTGACTCGTCTGGAGCAGGCATTTAAAGAGCTGAACGCGATCGACGTTCTGTAA